From a single Glycine soja cultivar W05 chromosome 19, ASM419377v2, whole genome shotgun sequence genomic region:
- the LOC114399728 gene encoding protein EMSY-LIKE 4-like isoform X1, which translates to MMDYTYDTKHRTMEPHGIRGVMDLEHQIHYLETEAYSSILKAFIAQSDLLTWGKEGLMTELRKELNVTDIEHGEILLKINSDQLIKQIREQRKLASQAKDYIKPSAPDCVCASMGNSVIRMKTPSSAAFYTQKKMSHCQASLISTPIPSPMPPKFNDDPLNAEFAHGNVQQSMEMLNCNVQLPPVGGGRGLKGKYPLQKDLHRSHLVKLKKRSDLIQLRATDRVIHDVKKMLFSRGKPDPVDIERAKRTLTEQEIAITEALGKVANVLERGDAPNQMQRYELSKNTPGGQEMMIHANFRELIGNGRLNKHGVHSDLCS; encoded by the exons ATGATGGACTACACCTACGACACCAAGCATCGCACAATGG AACCTCATGGGATAAGGGGTGTAATGGACTTGGAGCATCAAATTCACTACCTGGAAACTGAGGCTTATAGTTCTATTTTGAAGGCTTTCATTGCTCAATCTGATCTTCTTACTTgg GGCAAAGAGGGGCTTATGACTGAGCTGCGAAAGGAACTAAATGTTACAGATATTGAACATGGAGAAATCCTACTGAAAATAAATTCAGACCAGTTAATTAAGCAGATAAg GGAGCAGAGGAAATTGGCATCTCAAGCTAAGGATTATATTAAACCTAGTGCTCCTGATTGTGTTTGTGCTTCGATGGGAAATTCAGTGATAAGAATGAAAACTCCTTCCTCTGCTGCATTTTATACTCAGAAGAAAATGTCACACTGCCAAGCTTCTCTAATTTCCACTCCCATTCCTTCTCCAATGCCT CCAAAATTTAATGATGATCCATTGAATGCTGAGTTTGCCCACGGAAATGTGCAGCAATCTATGGAAATGTTAAATTGTAATGTTCAGTTACCACCTGTTGGAGGAGGAAGAGGACTGAAAGGAAAGTATCCATTGCAGAAGGATTTACACAGATCTCACCTTGTCAAGTTAAAGAAAAGATCTGATTTAATTCAGCTTCGTGCAACAGATAGGGTTATCCACGAT GTTAAGAAGATGCTTTTCAGTAGAGGGAAACCTGACCCAGTTGATATTGAGAGAGCAAAAAGGACTCTTACG GAACAAGAAATAGCTATAACTGAAGCACTTGGTAAAGTGGCTAATGTGTTAGAGAGGG GTGATGCACCTAATCAGATGCAACGTTATGAACTCTCTAAGAATACTCCTGGAGGACAAGAAATGATGATACATGCTAATTTCCGTGAACTAATTGGTAATGGTAGGTTGAATAAACATGGGGTTCATTCTGATCTGTGCAGTTAG
- the LOC114399728 gene encoding protein EMSY-LIKE 4-like isoform X3, whose product MMDYTYDTKHRTMEPHGIRGVMDLEHQIHYLETEAYSSILKAFIAQSDLLTWGKEGLMTELRKELNVTDIEHGEILLKINSDQLIKQIREQRKLASQAKDYIKPSAPDCVCASMGNSVIRMKTPSSAAFYTQKKMSHCQASLISTPIPSPMPPKFNDDPLNAEFAHGNVQQSMEMLNCNVQLPPVGGGRGLKGKYPLQKDLHRSHLVKLKKRSDLIQLRATDRVIHDVKKMLFSRGKPDPVDIERAKRTLTEQEIAITEALGKVANVLERDATL is encoded by the exons ATGATGGACTACACCTACGACACCAAGCATCGCACAATGG AACCTCATGGGATAAGGGGTGTAATGGACTTGGAGCATCAAATTCACTACCTGGAAACTGAGGCTTATAGTTCTATTTTGAAGGCTTTCATTGCTCAATCTGATCTTCTTACTTgg GGCAAAGAGGGGCTTATGACTGAGCTGCGAAAGGAACTAAATGTTACAGATATTGAACATGGAGAAATCCTACTGAAAATAAATTCAGACCAGTTAATTAAGCAGATAAg GGAGCAGAGGAAATTGGCATCTCAAGCTAAGGATTATATTAAACCTAGTGCTCCTGATTGTGTTTGTGCTTCGATGGGAAATTCAGTGATAAGAATGAAAACTCCTTCCTCTGCTGCATTTTATACTCAGAAGAAAATGTCACACTGCCAAGCTTCTCTAATTTCCACTCCCATTCCTTCTCCAATGCCT CCAAAATTTAATGATGATCCATTGAATGCTGAGTTTGCCCACGGAAATGTGCAGCAATCTATGGAAATGTTAAATTGTAATGTTCAGTTACCACCTGTTGGAGGAGGAAGAGGACTGAAAGGAAAGTATCCATTGCAGAAGGATTTACACAGATCTCACCTTGTCAAGTTAAAGAAAAGATCTGATTTAATTCAGCTTCGTGCAACAGATAGGGTTATCCACGAT GTTAAGAAGATGCTTTTCAGTAGAGGGAAACCTGACCCAGTTGATATTGAGAGAGCAAAAAGGACTCTTACG GAACAAGAAATAGCTATAACTGAAGCACTTGGTAAAGTGGCTAATGTGTTAGAGAGGG ATGCAACGTTATGA
- the LOC114399728 gene encoding protein EMSY-LIKE 4-like isoform X2, which produces MDLEHQIHYLETEAYSSILKAFIAQSDLLTWGKEGLMTELRKELNVTDIEHGEILLKINSDQLIKQIREQRKLASQAKDYIKPSAPDCVCASMGNSVIRMKTPSSAAFYTQKKMSHCQASLISTPIPSPMPPKFNDDPLNAEFAHGNVQQSMEMLNCNVQLPPVGGGRGLKGKYPLQKDLHRSHLVKLKKRSDLIQLRATDRVIHDVKKMLFSRGKPDPVDIERAKRTLTEQEIAITEALGKVANVLERGDAPNQMQRYELSKNTPGGQEMMIHANFRELIGNGRLNKHGVHSDLCS; this is translated from the exons ATGGACTTGGAGCATCAAATTCACTACCTGGAAACTGAGGCTTATAGTTCTATTTTGAAGGCTTTCATTGCTCAATCTGATCTTCTTACTTgg GGCAAAGAGGGGCTTATGACTGAGCTGCGAAAGGAACTAAATGTTACAGATATTGAACATGGAGAAATCCTACTGAAAATAAATTCAGACCAGTTAATTAAGCAGATAAg GGAGCAGAGGAAATTGGCATCTCAAGCTAAGGATTATATTAAACCTAGTGCTCCTGATTGTGTTTGTGCTTCGATGGGAAATTCAGTGATAAGAATGAAAACTCCTTCCTCTGCTGCATTTTATACTCAGAAGAAAATGTCACACTGCCAAGCTTCTCTAATTTCCACTCCCATTCCTTCTCCAATGCCT CCAAAATTTAATGATGATCCATTGAATGCTGAGTTTGCCCACGGAAATGTGCAGCAATCTATGGAAATGTTAAATTGTAATGTTCAGTTACCACCTGTTGGAGGAGGAAGAGGACTGAAAGGAAAGTATCCATTGCAGAAGGATTTACACAGATCTCACCTTGTCAAGTTAAAGAAAAGATCTGATTTAATTCAGCTTCGTGCAACAGATAGGGTTATCCACGAT GTTAAGAAGATGCTTTTCAGTAGAGGGAAACCTGACCCAGTTGATATTGAGAGAGCAAAAAGGACTCTTACG GAACAAGAAATAGCTATAACTGAAGCACTTGGTAAAGTGGCTAATGTGTTAGAGAGGG GTGATGCACCTAATCAGATGCAACGTTATGAACTCTCTAAGAATACTCCTGGAGGACAAGAAATGATGATACATGCTAATTTCCGTGAACTAATTGGTAATGGTAGGTTGAATAAACATGGGGTTCATTCTGATCTGTGCAGTTAG